GACGGTCGCGAGGTGTTCGCGACGACCGGCCAGGGCGACCTGCAGGCCGCGGTGCTCTCGGTGTACGGTCGCGAGGTCGCCACGGCGATGCTCCCCGTCGAGGCCGACGCCGACGACCTCCCCGTGGGGCCGCTCGAGTCCGTCTCCGGGCTGGTCTCGCACCCGGAGACGAACCGCTCGAGCCGGGAGTACCTCGCCACCTACGTCAACGGCCGCGCGGTCACGAGCGACGCCATCCGCGAGGGAATCATGGGCGCTTACGGCACGCAACTCGGCGGCGACCGCTACCCGTTCGTCGTCTGCTTCCTCGAGGTGCCCGGCGACGCCGTCGACGTCAACGTCCACCCCCGAAAGCGGGAGGTGCGCTTCGACGACGACGACGCCGTGCGGCGGCAGGTCGACGCCGCCGTCGAGTCCGCGCTGCTCGAACACGGCCTGCTGCGTTCGAGCGCCCCCCGGGGCCGGTCGGCACCCGCCGAGACGCGGGTCGAGCCGTCTCGAGAGGTCGACCTCGACGACGCGACGGCGCCCCGAGGGAACGACGCGAGCGCGGCGGAGTCGAGAGGCGCTCACTCGGAGGCGTCGAGTTCACCCCCGACCGCGGGATCCGGGCGGTCCTCGGAAGTCGAACCGACGGCGGGGACGACCAGCGAGTCGCAATCCTCGAGGACCGACAGGGGCCGACCGAGCGCCGACCGGTCGGCCTCGAGTCAGGACCGTTCGAGGGAGGTGGGCCGCTCGAGTCCGGCCGAGCCGTCGTCCGGTGCGGCCGCCCCCGAGGACTCGTCGACGGCGGACGGGGCTGCGGGTGACTGGACCCGGCCGGCCGACGAGGGGCACGAACCCGACCGGGCGGCTGCCGGTCGCGAGGCGCGCTCTGGCGACCGGCGGTCGCTCGCCGGTCCGACCGACCAGCGGACGCTCGAGGGCGAGTCGGCGGCCGCCGAGAGCGAGTACGACTCGCTGCCGTCGCTGTCGGTGCTCGGGCAGTTCCGGGACACCTACCTCGTCTGTGAGAGCCCCGACGGGCTGCTTCTGGTCGACCAGCACGCCGCCGACGAGCGGGTGAACTACGAGCGCCTGCGCGAGGCGTTCGCCGACGACCCGACGACCCAGGCGCTGGCCTCGCCGGTCGAACTCGAGGTCACCGCCGCGGAGTCGGAGGCGTTCGCCCAGTACCGGGAGGCGCTGGCGCGGCTCGGCTTCGTCGCCGACCGCGTGGACGACCGCACCGTGGCGGTGACGACGGTGCCGGCGGTGCTCGAGAAGACCCTCGCACCCGACCGGCTGCGTGACGTCCTCTCGGCGGTCCTCGAGGGCGACCGCGAGTCGGGCGCCGAGACGATCGACGCGCTCGCCGACGAGTTCCTCGGCGACCTGGCCTGTCACCCTTCGATCACCGGCAACACCTCGCTGACGGAGGGGTCGGTGGTCGACTTACTCGCCGCGCTCGACGGCTGCGAGAACCCCTACGCCTGCCCCCACGGCCGGCCCGTGATCGTCGCGATCGACGACGCCGAGATCGACGAGCGCTTCGAGCGGGACTACCCCGGCCACGGCGGCTGACCGGGCTCACGGCCTCGAGGCGTTCGTCCGCCAGTGGAGCCAGAGCGTACAGAGAAACGCCACGAACCCGGCAGCCGTGGCGATGGCGAACGCGACGCGGTAGCCGGTCGCCGTGTAGACGCGGGCGCCGCCGACGATCTCGCCGGTCCAGTAGGCGTCGAGGGCCCACCCCATCAGCGTCGGGAGGACGGCCGCGCCGACGAACGCCGCCCCGTTGATCGTTCCCGTCGAGATCCCGCTGGCGCTCGCCGGGTGGCGATCCTTGACGATGGCGTAGCTGAGGACGAACGCGCCGAGCAGAACGCCCGTCAGGAAGTAGACGACGGCGACGACCCACAGCGGCGGGTCGCCGACGACCGCGATGACTCCGAGCGCGACCACGTAACAGAGCCCGCCGCCGACCATCAGTTCGGTCCGGGACTCGAGTCGGTCGGAGAGCCAGCCGAGCGACGGCGGGCCGACGATGAGTCCGACGCCGCCGAGCAGCGTGAAGACGGAGGCGGTCGTCACGTCGACGCCGTAGGTCTGGACGACGTAGGGAACCCCCCAGAGGCCGAACAGCGTGAGGTTGACGCCGGTCGTACAGAACAGCATGAGGCTGATCACCCAGGTCCAGCGGTCCCGGAAGACGTCGCCGGCGGCGGTCCGAAGCTCCGCGGCGGTGAGCGTCGGCTGGCCGGGGACCCCCGCGATCGGGTCGAAGCCGGCGCGCTCGGGGGTATCCCGGACGAACAGGTACACCGCGGCGGCGAAAACGAGTCCCAGACCGCCGAGCCAGCCGATCGTCGCCCGCCAGCCGGCGGCGCCCGCGGCGACCGCGAGCGGTGTCGTCGCGAGCACGCCGCCGATCCCCGAGACGGCGAACGAGAGGCCGCTCATCGTCGCGAACTCGTCCTCCCGGTACCAGTTCGCACAGAACCGCAGGATGCAGACGAAGATCACGCTCCCGCCGAGACCGACGAGACCGCGGGCGAGCACCGCCGCCAGGTACGTGTCCGCGGCGGCGAACCAGATCCCGCCCAGGCTCATCGTCAGCGCCCCCGCCGCGGCCGTCCGCCGGGGACCGGTCCGATCCGCGAGCAGCCCGGTCGGGATCTGCATGACCGCGTACACCCAGAAGAAGATCGCGTGGAGCGTGCCGAGCTGGGCGCCGGTCGTCTCGAACGTCGCCATCAACTCCTCGGCGAGGACGGCCGTCGAGAGCCGGTAGACGTTGACGAGCAGGAAGACGGCCCCGAGCGTCCCCCACAGCAGCCAGCGGCGTCGGAGCGGGTTCGACCAGAGACCCATTCGTCCTCGAGACGGCACCGAACCACCGAAAGCGTTCAGAAAGCGGAAGTCTGGGAGACGGGACGCCCCGGCGCCGACGCGAACCGTTTTCTTGCCGACGGGTCCTACCTCGAGTATGCGCGAACTCGACGGCAGCGACGCGGGCGGACAGTACCTGCGAAGCGCCCTCGCGCTCGCCGCGCTTCGCGGAGAGCCCGTCCGTATCGAGAACGTCCGGGGCGATCGGCCGAATCCCGGCCTCGCCCACCAGCACCTCGCGACGCTCGAGACGGCGTCCGCGATCTGCGACGCCGACGTCTCGGGGGCCGACCTCGGCAGCGAAACCGTGACGTTCGAGCCGGAACCCGGGCGGATCGAGGGCGGCAGCTACCGCGCGGACATCGGCACCGCCGGCAGCATCAGCCTGCTGTTCGACGCCATCCTCCCGCTCGCGACCCGCCTCGAGGCCCCGCTGTCGGTGACGGCCACCGGCGGGACGGACGTGGCGTGGTCGCCGCCGATGGACTACCTCCGGTACGTCACCCTCCCGCTGCTGGAACGGTACGGCCTGCGGGCGAGCCTCGACCTCGCGCGCCGCGGGTTCTACCCCGTCGGCGGCGGTCGGGCGACCCTGGAACTCGAGCCGTCGACGCTCGAACCGATCGAACTCGGCCGACGGGGCGATCCCGAAGGGGTCCGCGTGTACTCGACGGAAGCCGCCGCGCTGGCCGACGCCGAGGTGGCCCGCCGCCAGGCCGAGGGGGCGCTCGAGCGCCTCCGTGGGACGGGACTCGAGACGCTCGAGCGCGTCGAGACGACCGCCCAGAGCGCCTGTCCCGGTTCCGCGATCGTTCTGCGGCTGGAGCACGAAACCGGACTCGCCGGCTTCTCGGCGCTCGGCGAGAAGGGGAAACTTGCCGAGCGCGTGGGCAAGGAGGCCGCCAACGACCTCCTCGGAATTCTCGAGGGAGGCGCCTCCGTCGACCGACACATGGCCGACCAGTTGCTCGTCCCCCTCGCGCTGGCCGGCGGCCGGGTACGGATTCCGGCGGTGACCGACCACGTCGAAGCGGGAGTCGAACTGCTGGCCGAGTTCGGGTACGAGATCGGACTCGAGGGCGCCGAGGAGGGGGCCCCGACGGTCGTCTCCGAGCGGCCGACGGGCGACTAACGCGACAACTTATGCCACGCCCGTTCGTTTGGCGAGGTATGACGGACGCAACCGCATTCGACCCGAGAGGGAGGGGACAGCCGTGAGCGACCTCGTCACCTTCGGCGAGACGATGCTCCGGCTGTCGCCGCCCGGTAACGAACGCCTCGAGTCGACGACCGAACTCGAGGTTCGTGCCGCGGGCGCCGAGAGCAACGTCGCGATCGCCGCCGAGCGGCTGGGCGCGGTGTCGACCTGGACCTCCAAGCTCCCCGACTCGCCGCTCGGGCGGCGGGTCGTGAGCGAACTTCGCGGCTACGGCATCGAGACGGAGATCGTCTGGAGCGAGGAGGGACGCCAGGGGACGTACTACCTGGAACACGGCGGGAAACCCCGCGGAACGAACGTCGTCTACGACCGGGAAAACGCCGCGGTGACGACCGCCCGCGCCGAGGAGTTCGACCTCGAGTTGATCCAGAACGCCCGCGTCTTCTTCACTTCGGGGATCACGCCCGCGCTGTCGCCGACGGCGCGCGAGACGACCGCGAACATGCTCAAGGCGGCGAAGCAGGGCGGGACGACCA
Above is a genomic segment from Natrononativus amylolyticus containing:
- the mutL gene encoding DNA mismatch repair endonuclease MutL, with the translated sequence MSDGSTGETAIRRLDEDTVARIAAGEVVERPASAVKELVENSLDADATRIDVSVEAGGTELIRVADDGRGMTEADVRAAVRQHTTSKLEGLSDLESGVATLGFRGEALHTIGSVSRLEIRTRPRARADEDAAGERAGTDAAGTKLVYDAGTVETVEPAGCPEGTVVGVTDLFSNTPARRKFLKTTATEFAHVNRVVTRYALANPDVAVSLSHDGREVFATTGQGDLQAAVLSVYGREVATAMLPVEADADDLPVGPLESVSGLVSHPETNRSSREYLATYVNGRAVTSDAIREGIMGAYGTQLGGDRYPFVVCFLEVPGDAVDVNVHPRKREVRFDDDDAVRRQVDAAVESALLEHGLLRSSAPRGRSAPAETRVEPSREVDLDDATAPRGNDASAAESRGAHSEASSSPPTAGSGRSSEVEPTAGTTSESQSSRTDRGRPSADRSASSQDRSREVGRSSPAEPSSGAAAPEDSSTADGAAGDWTRPADEGHEPDRAAAGREARSGDRRSLAGPTDQRTLEGESAAAESEYDSLPSLSVLGQFRDTYLVCESPDGLLLVDQHAADERVNYERLREAFADDPTTQALASPVELEVTAAESEAFAQYREALARLGFVADRVDDRTVAVTTVPAVLEKTLAPDRLRDVLSAVLEGDRESGAETIDALADEFLGDLACHPSITGNTSLTEGSVVDLLAALDGCENPYACPHGRPVIVAIDDAEIDERFERDYPGHGG
- the kdgK1 gene encoding bifunctional 2-dehydro-3-deoxygluconokinase/2-dehydro-3-deoxygalactonokinase, with product MSDLVTFGETMLRLSPPGNERLESTTELEVRAAGAESNVAIAAERLGAVSTWTSKLPDSPLGRRVVSELRGYGIETEIVWSEEGRQGTYYLEHGGKPRGTNVVYDRENAAVTTARAEEFDLELIQNARVFFTSGITPALSPTARETTANMLKAAKQGGTTTAFDFNYRAKLWSPEEARETLTSLFPGIDVLVVAARDARTVLGYDGDPRQLAHKLGSQFDFTTVVVTRGDRGALAWHDNVVHDHDAYETDTVDPIGTGDAFTGAFLARRLAGEDVPRALEYAAATAALKRTIPGDVALVTKAEVDAVVAEQADEISR
- the rtcA gene encoding RNA 3'-terminal phosphate cyclase, yielding MRELDGSDAGGQYLRSALALAALRGEPVRIENVRGDRPNPGLAHQHLATLETASAICDADVSGADLGSETVTFEPEPGRIEGGSYRADIGTAGSISLLFDAILPLATRLEAPLSVTATGGTDVAWSPPMDYLRYVTLPLLERYGLRASLDLARRGFYPVGGGRATLELEPSTLEPIELGRRGDPEGVRVYSTEAAALADAEVARRQAEGALERLRGTGLETLERVETTAQSACPGSAIVLRLEHETGLAGFSALGEKGKLAERVGKEAANDLLGILEGGASVDRHMADQLLVPLALAGGRVRIPAVTDHVEAGVELLAEFGYEIGLEGAEEGAPTVVSERPTGD
- a CDS encoding MFS transporter, giving the protein MGLWSNPLRRRWLLWGTLGAVFLLVNVYRLSTAVLAEELMATFETTGAQLGTLHAIFFWVYAVMQIPTGLLADRTGPRRTAAAGALTMSLGGIWFAAADTYLAAVLARGLVGLGGSVIFVCILRFCANWYREDEFATMSGLSFAVSGIGGVLATTPLAVAAGAAGWRATIGWLGGLGLVFAAAVYLFVRDTPERAGFDPIAGVPGQPTLTAAELRTAAGDVFRDRWTWVISLMLFCTTGVNLTLFGLWGVPYVVQTYGVDVTTASVFTLLGGVGLIVGPPSLGWLSDRLESRTELMVGGGLCYVVALGVIAVVGDPPLWVVAVVYFLTGVLLGAFVLSYAIVKDRHPASASGISTGTINGAAFVGAAVLPTLMGWALDAYWTGEIVGGARVYTATGYRVAFAIATAAGFVAFLCTLWLHWRTNASRP